A region from the Bacillota bacterium genome encodes:
- the cmk gene encoding (d)CMP kinase, translating into MKSEKGKEQIIVEREGERDRRARVIAIDGPAGAGKSTVARRVATRLGYLYVDTGGMYRALTLKVLRAGVDPDDERALAGLAASTRITVESASGRILLDGEDVTSAIRGPAVSAAVSRVARSPAVREILTRRMRELAQPGGAVLEGRDIGTCVVPEADCKVFLTASLEERARRRWKELRETGYPVSFEEVRDNLASRDEADSRRGLAPLAVAEGAVVIDTTDLDVEQTVEAVLRLCQDE; encoded by the coding sequence ATGAAGAGTGAAAAAGGGAAAGAACAGATCATTGTCGAAAGGGAAGGCGAAAGAGACCGCCGGGCACGAGTTATTGCCATTGACGGGCCGGCGGGGGCGGGAAAAAGTACGGTGGCGAGACGGGTAGCGACGAGGCTCGGATATCTGTATGTGGATACCGGGGGCATGTACCGTGCGCTCACCCTGAAGGTGTTGCGGGCAGGGGTTGACCCGGACGACGAAAGGGCGCTGGCGGGTCTGGCTGCCAGCACGCGCATAACGGTGGAATCTGCTTCGGGGCGCATCCTCCTTGACGGTGAGGACGTTACCTCAGCTATCCGGGGACCTGCCGTTTCCGCTGCGGTCAGCAGGGTGGCCCGGTCACCTGCCGTACGCGAGATCCTCACCCGGCGCATGCGGGAGCTGGCGCAGCCGGGCGGAGCGGTGCTGGAAGGTCGCGATATCGGCACCTGTGTCGTCCCCGAGGCCGATTGCAAGGTGTTCCTGACAGCGTCCCTGGAGGAGAGGGCAAGACGCAGGTGGAAGGAACTCAGGGAGACGGGGTATCCGGTTTCCTTCGAGGAAGTCCGAGATAACCTGGCATCCCGCGACGAGGCGGATTCTCGCCGCGGGCTGGCCCCCCTGGCGGTGGCGGAGGGCGCGGTGGTGATCGATACCACCGACCTGGACGTGGAGCAGACGGTGGAGGCGGTGTTGCGGCTGTGTCAGGACGAGTAA
- a CDS encoding radical SAM protein, translating to MRRDFPAYRQLDAGVIEARAQAAWELADPCRLCPRECGARRRRGQVGVCRTGERAVVSSYGPHFGEEPPLTGWRGSGTIFFGWCNLRCLYCQNYQISQEGEGRETTHLELAHMMLTLQHWGCHNINLVSPTHVVPQILSALAIAASQGLSVPLVYNTGGYDALPVLRLLEGIVDIYMPDMKYSDAEVGRRLSGVPDYPQRNREAVREMHRQVGDLVIEDGLAKRGLLVRHLVLPHGLAGTAEVVRFLVEEISPRTYVNVMGQYRPCYRAWEAQELAGPLSTKEYLRARELAVRAGLRLAE from the coding sequence TTGAGACGGGATTTCCCGGCGTACCGGCAGCTTGACGCGGGCGTGATCGAGGCCAGGGCGCAGGCTGCCTGGGAACTGGCCGACCCCTGCCGTCTCTGTCCCCGGGAATGCGGAGCACGGCGGCGGCGCGGACAGGTGGGCGTGTGCCGTACGGGCGAGCGGGCGGTGGTTTCCAGCTACGGGCCCCACTTCGGAGAGGAACCGCCTCTTACCGGGTGGCGGGGATCGGGTACCATCTTCTTCGGGTGGTGTAATCTGCGCTGTCTTTACTGCCAGAACTACCAGATCAGTCAGGAGGGTGAGGGTAGGGAGACTACGCATCTGGAACTGGCCCATATGATGCTGACTCTTCAGCACTGGGGGTGTCACAACATCAACCTGGTCAGCCCCACCCACGTAGTGCCTCAAATTCTCTCCGCTCTGGCCATTGCAGCAAGCCAGGGTCTTTCCGTCCCGTTGGTGTACAATACAGGAGGGTACGATGCCCTCCCCGTCCTGCGTCTCCTGGAAGGCATAGTTGACATTTACATGCCGGACATGAAGTACTCTGATGCAGAAGTGGGGAGGCGGTTGTCGGGTGTCCCCGACTACCCGCAGCGCAACCGGGAGGCGGTGCGCGAGATGCACCGCCAAGTGGGTGACCTGGTGATCGAAGACGGGCTGGCAAAAAGGGGGCTCCTCGTACGCCACCTGGTCTTGCCCCACGGTCTTGCGGGAACAGCAGAGGTGGTCCGCTTCCTGGTGGAGGAGATCTCTCCCCGCACGTACGTGAATGTCATGGGGCAGTATCGGCCGTGTTATCGGGCTTGGGAAGCGCAAGAACTGGCCGGGCCCCTGAGCACAAAGGAGTATCTCCGCGCCCGGGAGTTGGCCGTGCGTGCCGGTTTGCGCCTGGCCGAATAG
- a CDS encoding nicotinate phosphoribosyltransferase translates to MTLSEVPDYDPGPRLLHSATPEEVARGATTDVYFLRTYEILKRLGKLETPVVAEIFTSRAGVMAGVPECVNLLQGRRVELWALPEGEEFTEKEVIMRIAGPYGEFGLLETALLGILASNCAWATAARECQRAARGKPVICFGARHVHPAVAPVMERAALVGGASGASCVMAARLAGRLPAGTIPHAAILIVGDTVEVARAYDRYMPPDAPRIILVDTFKDEAEEALRVAHALGPALNGVRLDTPAERGGVTPDLVREVRQRLDQAGFSHVKVFVSGGLDPGRIAMLAEAGADAFGVGSYISGTRPIDMTMDLKEVAGQPIAKRGRIPGITPGTRLQKIL, encoded by the coding sequence ATGACCTTGTCCGAGGTACCCGATTACGACCCCGGGCCCCGTCTTCTGCATTCGGCTACCCCTGAAGAAGTGGCCAGAGGGGCGACTACCGACGTCTATTTCTTGCGCACTTACGAGATCCTGAAACGTTTGGGTAAGTTGGAAACCCCCGTGGTGGCGGAGATTTTCACCAGCCGGGCCGGGGTGATGGCGGGAGTCCCCGAGTGCGTCAACCTGCTGCAGGGCCGCCGGGTGGAACTCTGGGCTCTGCCCGAGGGAGAAGAGTTCACCGAAAAGGAAGTCATTATGCGCATTGCCGGTCCTTACGGGGAGTTCGGATTGCTGGAGACTGCCCTTTTGGGCATTCTCGCCTCGAACTGCGCCTGGGCCACGGCGGCCAGGGAGTGCCAAAGAGCTGCGCGGGGGAAACCGGTGATTTGTTTCGGGGCCCGGCACGTGCACCCGGCGGTGGCCCCCGTCATGGAGAGAGCAGCGCTGGTGGGAGGAGCCAGCGGGGCAAGCTGCGTCATGGCCGCCCGGCTGGCAGGGCGGCTTCCCGCGGGCACCATTCCCCACGCTGCCATCCTGATCGTGGGGGATACGGTCGAAGTAGCCCGCGCCTACGACCGGTACATGCCCCCGGACGCGCCCCGCATAATCCTCGTGGACACCTTCAAGGACGAGGCGGAGGAGGCGCTGCGGGTTGCCCACGCCCTGGGGCCGGCGCTGAACGGGGTGAGGCTGGATACCCCGGCCGAGCGTGGGGGGGTCACGCCCGACCTGGTGCGGGAAGTGAGGCAGCGGCTTGACCAGGCGGGGTTTTCCCACGTGAAGGTTTTCGTCTCCGGCGGACTCGACCCCGGGCGCATTGCCATGCTGGCGGAAGCCGGCGCAGACGCATTCGGGGTGGGGAGTTACATTTCCGGGACGCGACCCATAGACATGACCATGGATCTGAAGGAGGTTGCCGGGCAGCCGATAGCCAAACGGGGTCGCATCCCCGGCATTACCCCCGGCACCCGGCTGCAAAAGATCCTGTGA
- a CDS encoding isochorismatase family cysteine hydrolase produces MEKWALLVIDMLRDFVVEDGSLYCGPAASALVDPVAAEIEEARRAGVPVIYVCDRHRPDDPEFAMFPPHCVAGSPGAEVVPALAPRPGDRVIPKRRFSGFFATDLDLTLRELGITRLRLVGVCTNICILYTAADARMRGYQVEVPREKVASFAADAHDWALNQMEKVLGVRVF; encoded by the coding sequence ATGGAAAAATGGGCACTGCTGGTTATAGATATGCTGCGGGATTTTGTGGTCGAGGACGGCAGCCTGTACTGCGGTCCGGCGGCTTCTGCCCTGGTGGACCCGGTCGCGGCGGAGATCGAGGAGGCACGGCGGGCCGGGGTACCCGTGATCTACGTATGTGACCGACACCGGCCCGATGACCCCGAGTTCGCCATGTTCCCCCCCCACTGCGTGGCGGGTTCTCCCGGTGCCGAGGTGGTTCCCGCCCTGGCCCCGCGTCCGGGCGATCGGGTCATCCCCAAGAGACGCTTCAGCGGGTTTTTTGCCACCGACCTGGACCTGACCTTGCGGGAACTGGGGATAACGCGCTTGCGGTTGGTCGGTGTGTGCACCAACATCTGTATCCTGTACACGGCCGCCGACGCACGCATGAGGGGCTACCAGGTGGAAGTCCCCAGGGAGAAGGTGGCCTCATTCGCCGCCGACGCCCATGACTGGGCCCTGAACCAGATGGAGAAGGTGCTGGGAGTGCGGGTGTTCTGA
- a CDS encoding pseudouridine synthase — translation MEEGPRPRERLNRYLARCGMGSRRKCDELIQAGRVQVNGHVVTRLGTTVDPACDRVAVDGHPVRPQEHVYILLHKPPGYVSTARDPQGRPTVLDLVPGDVRLYPVGRLDWDTSGLLLLTNDGPLAFRLTHPRFEVPRTYRALVRGVPGPRALSRLRRGVMVGGRPTAPARVRILGRDGENAWLEVTVREGRYHQVKLMAEAVGHPVLRLTRVRMGPLSLGRLPPGQFRYLTGKELAALRRAVGIPAPGEQRPAKSEGKWAR, via the coding sequence TTGGAAGAAGGCCCTCGCCCACGTGAGAGGTTGAATCGTTACCTGGCCCGCTGCGGGATGGGTTCGCGCCGCAAGTGCGACGAGCTGATCCAGGCGGGCCGGGTACAGGTCAACGGGCACGTGGTCACGCGCCTGGGCACTACGGTTGACCCCGCCTGCGACCGGGTAGCGGTGGATGGCCACCCGGTGCGGCCTCAGGAACACGTTTACATCCTGTTACATAAACCCCCCGGGTATGTGAGCACGGCGCGGGACCCGCAGGGCCGGCCCACCGTGCTGGATCTGGTGCCTGGGGATGTGCGGCTTTACCCGGTGGGGAGGCTGGACTGGGACACCTCTGGTCTCCTCTTGCTCACCAACGACGGCCCCCTGGCATTTCGCCTTACCCACCCGCGGTTCGAGGTGCCCAGGACCTACCGCGCCCTGGTACGCGGGGTGCCCGGGCCCCGGGCACTGTCTCGCCTGCGGCGGGGCGTGATGGTGGGCGGCAGGCCCACCGCGCCTGCCCGGGTACGGATACTGGGGAGGGATGGGGAGAACGCATGGTTGGAGGTCACCGTGCGGGAAGGCAGGTACCATCAGGTAAAGCTGATGGCGGAAGCGGTGGGGCATCCCGTTCTGCGCCTGACCCGCGTGAGGATGGGACCTTTGAGCCTGGGGCGCCTGCCGCCCGGACAGTTCCGTTACCTGACCGGGAAGGAACTGGCGGCTCTGCGCCGGGCAGTGGGCATCCCTGCCCCCGGAGAGCAGCGACCTGCCAAAAGTGAGGGAAAGTGGGCCAGGTGA
- a CDS encoding cobalamin-dependent protein (Presence of a B(12) (cobalamin)-binding domain implies dependence on cobalamin itself, in one of its several forms, or in some unusual lineages, dependence on a cobalamin-like analog.) yields the protein MPASETGAASRARRVLLAPLDPVHDVGLKLIKKRLEARGHRVTLLPPDLTAEEITRAALGDHYDCLLVSRTVGYESAETLAHLADLLDGAGLRPRLRVAVGGMAVRPELAAEMGYDAGFGPGTPPEAAVAFVEEMPFHHGEEALSLEKPDLCARYTYRWKDAHIGRWAGELARGILAWGEGTSTPGTERAVLVRAMLTADEVERARLEEEYLRLASPEVVAMRQGQLPAHCRPIGQEERDRALELLGKGRGWRPLVATGYDRRPVVFIQYGTGCPVMDALHAVVAGQWGAQGTVHFDPAWSARHEGLPRGLLAWSADGTFCTPENLRFFREATGNHLLWQVRAHRGLNTPETVVWAAATGADLTKINPVYGSLGGGTDPERLLADALFAMRLAADYGLPFDVVTNEELGGVPAHKAVAGMLAVVATALELGARPILQPLFCYSPEAMLEGYMDQDYVDWNAAKVIALRRIIDAPIWPGAPIGFLTHTEERVQSAVTTALHAGLAASLGVDAITIASTDEAYSRGPITAAARVDSLRAVGEVFRFLGEAAVSPTPRAEHLAEQLLEGVAATLREALQQPSFCEALYAGVFGNREEGGNPGRAGKGTVSRSGRA from the coding sequence ATGCCGGCTAGCGAAACCGGGGCTGCTTCGCGGGCCAGGCGGGTCTTGCTGGCCCCGCTCGATCCCGTACACGACGTGGGCCTGAAGCTGATCAAAAAGCGCTTGGAGGCCCGCGGGCACCGGGTTACCCTCCTGCCGCCGGACCTCACCGCGGAAGAGATCACCCGGGCGGCCCTGGGGGATCACTACGACTGCCTGCTGGTCAGCCGCACCGTCGGGTACGAGTCGGCCGAGACTCTGGCGCACCTAGCGGACCTGCTGGATGGTGCCGGCCTGCGGCCGCGCCTGCGCGTTGCCGTCGGCGGGATGGCGGTGCGACCCGAACTGGCGGCGGAAATGGGATACGATGCTGGCTTCGGTCCCGGGACGCCGCCGGAAGCAGCGGTGGCGTTCGTGGAGGAAATGCCGTTCCACCACGGTGAGGAGGCCCTCAGCCTCGAAAAACCCGACCTGTGTGCCCGCTACACTTACCGGTGGAAGGATGCCCACATTGGCCGGTGGGCGGGGGAACTGGCGCGGGGGATTCTCGCCTGGGGAGAGGGCACCAGCACCCCGGGCACGGAGCGGGCCGTTCTCGTGCGGGCCATGCTCACGGCGGACGAGGTAGAGAGGGCCCGCCTGGAGGAGGAATACCTGCGCCTGGCCAGCCCAGAGGTGGTGGCCATGAGGCAGGGGCAGTTGCCCGCCCACTGCCGGCCCATCGGGCAGGAAGAGCGAGATCGCGCCCTGGAACTGCTGGGGAAGGGCAGGGGATGGCGTCCCCTGGTGGCGACCGGGTACGACCGGCGCCCCGTGGTATTCATCCAGTACGGCACGGGATGCCCGGTCATGGATGCCCTGCACGCGGTGGTGGCCGGCCAGTGGGGGGCGCAAGGTACCGTTCACTTCGATCCCGCCTGGAGCGCCCGGCACGAAGGGCTGCCACGGGGACTCCTGGCCTGGAGTGCCGATGGCACCTTCTGCACGCCGGAGAACCTGCGCTTCTTCCGGGAGGCCACCGGCAATCACCTGCTCTGGCAGGTGCGGGCCCACCGGGGTCTCAACACCCCGGAGACGGTGGTGTGGGCCGCCGCCACGGGTGCGGACCTGACTAAGATCAACCCGGTGTACGGGTCCCTCGGCGGGGGTACCGATCCGGAGCGCCTTCTGGCCGACGCGTTGTTTGCCATGCGCCTGGCCGCGGATTACGGGCTCCCATTCGACGTGGTGACGAACGAGGAACTGGGCGGGGTGCCCGCACACAAGGCGGTGGCCGGCATGCTGGCGGTGGTGGCCACGGCCCTGGAACTGGGGGCGCGGCCGATCCTGCAGCCCCTGTTCTGCTACTCTCCGGAGGCCATGCTGGAAGGATACATGGACCAGGACTACGTGGACTGGAACGCCGCCAAGGTGATTGCCCTGCGCCGGATCATCGATGCCCCCATCTGGCCAGGGGCGCCCATCGGATTCTTGACCCACACGGAGGAAAGGGTGCAATCGGCGGTAACCACTGCCCTGCACGCCGGCCTGGCCGCTTCTCTGGGGGTGGACGCCATTACCATCGCCTCCACCGACGAGGCTTACTCGCGGGGACCGATCACCGCCGCCGCCCGGGTGGATTCCCTCCGGGCGGTAGGGGAGGTGTTCCGTTTCCTGGGGGAGGCCGCCGTCTCCCCCACCCCCCGGGCAGAGCACCTGGCCGAGCAACTGCTGGAAGGTGTGGCGGCGACGTTGCGGGAAGCCCTGCAACAGCCTTCTTTTTGTGAGGCGCTGTATGCGGGGGTGTTCGGCAATCGCGAGGAAGGAGGCAACCCCGGCCGGGCGGGCAAGGGCACGGTGTCACGCTCCGGCCGGGCCTAG
- a CDS encoding FCD domain-containing protein, producing MERELEYLALKAIGESPEPMGSWGLRDGLAQAGIRVSEATAGRILREMDKRGFTERQGFRGRVLTAQGRERLQALAQERRASQNQRAFLQALRAHNREQLLEILEARRAIESEVARLAALRAPADLVEQMAQVVNHHQAQVASQMTGWHEDASFHRLLAQAAGNRVLLAASELVREEGQLSPVLEYIRGRVGGVMVADHRAILEKVIARDSEGAQQAMARHIDNIIRDVIRFWEEHASEAR from the coding sequence GTGGAGCGAGAACTGGAGTATCTGGCCCTGAAGGCAATAGGGGAATCACCCGAGCCCATGGGATCGTGGGGTCTACGCGACGGGCTGGCCCAGGCGGGCATCAGGGTTTCCGAGGCTACCGCCGGGCGCATCCTGCGGGAGATGGACAAGCGGGGATTCACCGAGCGCCAGGGCTTCCGGGGGCGCGTGCTGACCGCCCAGGGGCGCGAGCGCCTTCAGGCTCTGGCCCAGGAGCGGCGGGCGTCCCAGAACCAGCGGGCCTTTCTGCAGGCACTGCGTGCTCACAACCGGGAACAGTTGCTGGAGATCCTGGAGGCACGCCGAGCGATCGAAAGCGAGGTGGCGCGCCTAGCCGCTCTGCGTGCCCCTGCCGACCTGGTCGAACAGATGGCACAGGTGGTTAACCACCACCAGGCCCAGGTGGCATCGCAGATGACCGGATGGCACGAGGATGCCTCCTTCCATCGCTTGCTCGCTCAGGCGGCCGGTAACCGCGTGCTGCTGGCCGCGAGCGAACTGGTGCGGGAAGAGGGGCAGCTCTCCCCCGTGCTGGAGTACATCCGGGGTCGGGTAGGGGGCGTGATGGTGGCCGACCACCGTGCCATTTTGGAAAAGGTGATAGCCCGCGATTCCGAGGGTGCGCAGCAGGCGATGGCTCGCCACATAGACAATATCATCCGCGACGTGATCAGGTTCTGGGAAGAACACGCCAGCGAAGCCCGTTAG
- a CDS encoding FAD-dependent oxidoreductase produces MARVVVIGGGWAGCAASLAARKAGAEVVLLERTDQLLGTGLVGGIMRNNGRFTAAEEMIALGGGELFLAADDVARHRNIEFPGHKHATLYDVARIEPRVRRILHEAGVHIHLQHRVTGVQMHEDRLVAVEAISPQGNTHCEGDAFVDTTGGAGPQGNCTRYGHGCCMCVLRCPSFGPRVSVAEKAGVKEKMGRTPAGQVGSMSGSCKILKDSLAPDLQRVLDRDGVVILPLPPELRKADLSRKACQQYALPDFGENLILLDTGHAKLMTSYFPLEALRSIPGMENARYEDPYAAGVGNSIRYLAMSPHDEALRVEGVANLFCAGEKAGPMVGHTEAICTGTLAGHNAARWVSGLPLLVLPTSLAVGDAIAQVTDRMRGPEEGLTEKYTFSGSVYFARMKSLGLYTTDRAQIRQRVRHAGLEGVFSSLARAEAAAARDDGR; encoded by the coding sequence GTGGCGCGCGTGGTGGTGATCGGGGGAGGATGGGCCGGGTGTGCTGCTTCCCTGGCCGCGCGCAAGGCAGGAGCAGAAGTGGTTCTGCTAGAGCGCACCGACCAGCTCCTGGGCACGGGGCTGGTGGGCGGCATCATGCGCAACAATGGCCGCTTCACTGCTGCGGAAGAGATGATCGCCCTGGGGGGCGGAGAGCTGTTTCTGGCCGCGGACGACGTGGCCAGGCATCGCAATATCGAGTTCCCGGGGCACAAGCACGCCACGCTGTACGATGTGGCTCGCATCGAGCCCCGCGTGCGCAGGATCCTGCACGAAGCCGGTGTTCACATACACTTGCAGCATCGGGTGACGGGGGTCCAGATGCACGAGGACAGGCTGGTAGCGGTGGAAGCCATTTCCCCGCAGGGTAACACGCACTGTGAGGGGGATGCCTTCGTGGACACCACCGGTGGTGCCGGCCCCCAGGGTAACTGCACCCGCTACGGGCATGGTTGCTGCATGTGCGTCCTGCGCTGTCCCTCCTTCGGGCCCCGGGTGAGCGTGGCGGAGAAGGCGGGGGTTAAGGAGAAGATGGGACGCACCCCGGCCGGCCAGGTGGGTTCCATGAGCGGGTCGTGCAAGATCCTCAAGGATTCTCTGGCTCCCGACTTGCAGCGGGTCCTGGATCGGGACGGGGTGGTCATCCTGCCCCTGCCACCGGAACTGCGTAAGGCCGACCTCTCCAGGAAGGCCTGTCAGCAGTACGCGCTGCCCGACTTCGGCGAGAACCTGATCCTTCTGGATACCGGGCACGCCAAGCTCATGACCAGCTACTTCCCGCTGGAGGCACTGCGTTCCATACCGGGCATGGAAAATGCGCGTTACGAGGACCCGTATGCAGCCGGGGTGGGTAATTCCATCCGCTACCTGGCCATGAGTCCCCACGATGAGGCCCTGAGGGTGGAAGGGGTGGCCAACCTCTTCTGTGCCGGAGAGAAGGCCGGTCCGATGGTGGGACACACCGAGGCCATCTGCACGGGTACGCTGGCCGGTCACAACGCTGCCCGCTGGGTCTCGGGCCTGCCGCTACTCGTTCTGCCCACCAGCCTGGCAGTGGGAGATGCCATTGCTCAGGTCACCGACAGGATGCGGGGGCCGGAGGAAGGGCTTACCGAGAAGTACACATTCTCGGGTTCGGTGTACTTTGCCCGCATGAAGTCGCTCGGGCTTTACACCACCGACCGCGCGCAGATCCGGCAGCGGGTTCGGCACGCAGGGCTGGAGGGGGTATTCTCCAGTCTGGCCCGGGCGGAAGCAGCCGCCGCGCGCGACGACGGCCGGTGA
- a CDS encoding nucleoside recognition domain-containing protein: protein MGETLQQASRWLVPALLVLIPLYGAWRRVPVYDTFVEGAAQGLEISLRILPYLVAIMVALAALRTSGLLEGVQDILGPVLGRWGIPADILPLVLVRPFSGSGALAVTSDLLRRHGPDSPPGLLASVLQGSTDTTFYVLSLYLGSVGVQHPRYALGVCLFGDIVAFVSGVLFWKLFLC, encoded by the coding sequence ATGGGGGAGACATTGCAGCAGGCCAGCCGCTGGCTGGTGCCAGCTCTACTGGTGCTGATTCCCCTGTACGGCGCCTGGAGGCGGGTGCCCGTTTACGATACCTTCGTGGAAGGGGCAGCGCAGGGACTGGAGATTTCCCTGCGCATCCTTCCCTACCTGGTGGCGATCATGGTGGCGCTCGCCGCCCTGCGCACCTCGGGATTGCTGGAAGGGGTGCAGGATATCCTTGGGCCCGTTCTGGGCAGGTGGGGTATCCCCGCCGACATCCTCCCGCTGGTTCTTGTGCGTCCCTTTTCGGGGAGCGGTGCCCTGGCAGTGACCTCGGACCTCCTGCGCCGGCACGGGCCGGACAGCCCGCCAGGCCTGCTGGCCTCCGTTTTACAGGGCTCCACCGACACCACCTTCTACGTGCTCAGCCTTTACCTGGGCTCGGTCGGGGTACAGCATCCGCGGTATGCCCTGGGTGTGTGCCTGTTTGGCGACATCGTGGCCTTTGTTTCCGGAGTACTCTTCTGGAAGCTCTTCCTTTGCTGA
- a CDS encoding nucleoside recognition domain-containing protein translates to MRVVLNVIWLVLVLVGTSVAAARGRLDLLSAEVFASADRAIQYTLEMVGAMCLWLGILRIAEKGGLLEVLARVVSRLLGPLFPTIPGGDPVLGTMAMNLSANILGVGSAATPFGLAAMRRLQELNPRPLEASPAMCTFLALNSSVLLLVPSALLAVRSACGSAQPAVVVPVIALVTGTSWVSCILLDAFIRWRGRER, encoded by the coding sequence GTGAGGGTTGTGCTCAACGTGATATGGCTCGTTTTGGTCTTGGTCGGCACGAGCGTGGCCGCAGCCCGCGGCAGGCTCGACCTCCTTAGCGCGGAAGTGTTTGCTTCCGCCGACCGGGCAATCCAGTACACCCTGGAGATGGTGGGGGCAATGTGCCTGTGGCTGGGTATCCTGCGCATTGCCGAAAAAGGGGGGCTGCTGGAAGTCCTGGCGCGCGTCGTCTCCAGGTTGCTGGGCCCCCTGTTCCCCACCATCCCCGGCGGCGACCCCGTCCTGGGAACGATGGCCATGAACCTGAGCGCCAACATCCTGGGCGTGGGAAGTGCTGCCACTCCCTTTGGACTCGCGGCCATGAGGAGGCTGCAGGAACTCAACCCCAGGCCGCTGGAAGCCTCCCCCGCCATGTGCACGTTCCTGGCGCTCAATTCCTCGGTGTTACTACTGGTACCATCGGCGTTGCTGGCCGTGCGTTCCGCCTGTGGGTCAGCCCAGCCGGCGGTGGTGGTGCCTGTGATCGCCCTCGTCACCGGGACGTCCTGGGTGAGTTGCATCCTCTTGGATGCGTTCATCCGCTGGCGCGGGAGGGAGAGGTGA